In a genomic window of Passer domesticus isolate bPasDom1 chromosome 3, bPasDom1.hap1, whole genome shotgun sequence:
- the PNOC gene encoding prepronociceptin isoform X1 produces MRAVLWDLLLLLWLCARARGDCRAECRDCQRLLYRDGFDVLICILECEGQAVPRATWELCAATGPAAPRPRRLSGHAWPSGRRDHREEEQQREEDEEEEEDIWRRAAAGRAAKGVQKSVPAPPPGPAEAKLKLGSASGPARALPNVPDASRGLTRALPSAPRCLPSAPERSRRLNRAFPMFPEGSPDASRALPKVPDASRGLTRALPSAPRRLPSAPERSRRLTRAFPMFPEGSPDASRALPNAPDASRGLTRALPMLPEGSPDASRALPPVPEGSPDSS; encoded by the exons ATGCGCGCCGTGCTCTgggacctgctgctgctgctgtggctctgcgCCCGCGCCCGCGGCGACTGCCGCGCCGAGTGCCGCGACTGCCAGCGCCTGCTCTACCGCGACGGCTTCGACGTCCTC ATCTGCATCCTGGAGTGCGAGGGCCAGGCCGTGCCCCGCGCCACCTGGGAGCTGTGCGCGGCCAccggcccggcggcgccgcggccgcgccgcctCTCCGGCCACGCCTGGCCCTCGGGCCGCCGGGACCACCGCGAGGAAGAGCAGCAGCGGGAGGaagacgaggaggaggaggaggacatttggcggcgggcggcggcgggccgggcggCCAAGGGGGTGCAGAAGAG CGTTCCGGcaccgcctcccggcccggccgaGGCCAAACTAAAGCTCGGCTCCGCCTCCGGCCCGGCCCGAGCGCTCCCGAACGTTCCCGACGCCTCCCGAGGGCTCACCCGAGCGCTCCCGAGCGCTCCCCGATGCCTCCCGAGCGCTCCCGAACGTTCCCGACGGCTCAACCGAGCGTTCCCGATGTTTCCTGAGGGCTCTCCCGACGCCTCCCGAGCGCTCCCGAAAGTTCCCGACGCTTCCCGAGGGCTCACCCGAGCGCTCCCGAGCGCTCCCCGACGCCTCCCGAGCGCTCCCGAACGTTCCCGACGGCTCACCCGAGCGTTCCCGATGTTTCCTGAGGGCTCTCCCGACGCCTCCCGAGCGCTCCCGAACGCTCCTGACGCCTCCCGAGGGCTCACCCGAGCGCTCCCGATGTTGCCTGAGGGCTCTCCCGACGCCTCCCGAGCGCTCCCACCGGTTCCCGAGGGCTCACCCGACAGTTCCTGA
- the PNOC gene encoding prepronociceptin isoform X3, whose product MRAVLWDLLLLLWLCARARGDCRAECRDCQRLLYRDGFDVLICILECEGQAVPRATWELCAATGPAAPRPRRLSGHAWPSGRRDHREEEQQREEDEEEEEDIWRRAAAGRAAKGVQKRYGGFIGVRKSARKWNNQKRFSEFLKQYLGMAPRSTFRHRLPARPRPN is encoded by the exons ATGCGCGCCGTGCTCTgggacctgctgctgctgctgtggctctgcgCCCGCGCCCGCGGCGACTGCCGCGCCGAGTGCCGCGACTGCCAGCGCCTGCTCTACCGCGACGGCTTCGACGTCCTC ATCTGCATCCTGGAGTGCGAGGGCCAGGCCGTGCCCCGCGCCACCTGGGAGCTGTGCGCGGCCAccggcccggcggcgccgcggccgcgccgcctCTCCGGCCACGCCTGGCCCTCGGGCCGCCGGGACCACCGCGAGGAAGAGCAGCAGCGGGAGGaagacgaggaggaggaggaggacatttggcggcgggcggcggcgggccgggcggCCAAGGGGGTGCAGAAGAGGTACGGGGGCTTCATCGGGGTGCGCAAGTCGGCGCGGAAGTGGAACAACCAGAAGAGGTTTAGCGAGTTCCTGAAGCAGTACCTGGGCATGGCGCCGCGCTCCA CGTTCCGGcaccgcctcccggcccggccgaGGCCAAACTAA
- the PNOC gene encoding prepronociceptin isoform X2, with the protein MRAVLWDLLLLLWLCARARGDCRAECRDCQRLLYRDGFDVLICILECEGQAVPRATWELCAATGPAAPRPRRLSGHAWPSGRRDHREEEQQREEDEEEEEDIWRRAAAGRAAKGVQKRYGGFIGVRKSARKWNNQKRFSEFLKQYLGMAPRSSEYGRGGAGDAQES; encoded by the exons ATGCGCGCCGTGCTCTgggacctgctgctgctgctgtggctctgcgCCCGCGCCCGCGGCGACTGCCGCGCCGAGTGCCGCGACTGCCAGCGCCTGCTCTACCGCGACGGCTTCGACGTCCTC ATCTGCATCCTGGAGTGCGAGGGCCAGGCCGTGCCCCGCGCCACCTGGGAGCTGTGCGCGGCCAccggcccggcggcgccgcggccgcgccgcctCTCCGGCCACGCCTGGCCCTCGGGCCGCCGGGACCACCGCGAGGAAGAGCAGCAGCGGGAGGaagacgaggaggaggaggaggacatttggcggcgggcggcggcgggccgggcggCCAAGGGGGTGCAGAAGAGGTACGGGGGCTTCATCGGGGTGCGCAAGTCGGCGCGGAAGTGGAACAACCAGAAGAGGTTTAGCGAGTTCCTGAAGCAGTACCTGGGCATGGCGCCGCGCTCCAGTGAGTACGGCCGCGGCGGCGCCGGCGACGCCCAGGAGAGCTAA